The Agarilytica rhodophyticola genome has a window encoding:
- a CDS encoding vWA domain-containing protein yields the protein MSRRLPVYLLIDSSGSMHGEPIHAVNVGISSMLSALRQDPYALESVHISLITFDREIKELMPLTPLEEAQISDIELPRSGATHLGEGLEFLIDKVKHNVVKSSEDVKGDFRPMLFIMTDGSPSDLMAFNDAIPKLKECNFAEIIACAAGPKANTDYLKQITETVVVLDSMDSSAFAQFFKWVSDSITAGSMSAGVDGGMDNKLPPPPPEVQIVL from the coding sequence ATGAGCAGACGATTACCCGTTTATCTACTTATAGACAGTTCCGGCTCGATGCACGGAGAGCCGATTCATGCCGTTAATGTCGGCATCAGCTCGATGCTCTCGGCCCTGCGACAAGATCCCTATGCACTTGAATCTGTGCACATCTCACTAATAACATTCGATCGTGAAATTAAAGAGTTAATGCCATTGACGCCTTTAGAAGAGGCGCAAATTAGTGATATTGAACTGCCTCGCTCAGGAGCCACCCATTTGGGGGAAGGCTTGGAGTTTTTGATCGACAAAGTGAAACACAACGTTGTCAAATCATCAGAAGATGTGAAAGGGGATTTTCGTCCCATGTTGTTTATTATGACCGATGGTTCACCTTCGGACTTAATGGCATTTAACGACGCAATTCCTAAACTGAAAGAATGTAATTTTGCTGAGATTATTGCCTGTGCCGCTGGACCTAAAGCCAACACAGACTATTTAAAACAAATAACTGAAACGGTTGTTGTGCTCGATAGTATGGACAGCTCGGCCTTTGCGCAATTTTTCAAGTGGGTCAGCGACTCTATTACCGCAGGTTCAATGAGCGCAGGTGTCGACGGTGGTATGGATAATAAGTTACCGCCTCCACCACCCGAAGTTCAGATTGTACTATAA